The proteins below come from a single Zea mays cultivar B73 chromosome 8, Zm-B73-REFERENCE-NAM-5.0, whole genome shotgun sequence genomic window:
- the LOC103636534 gene encoding uncharacterized protein, with amino-acid sequence MIYKAAAFLIGPVQFDRFVHATLFLCAMEATRKPAVCRALLVLLIVVSSAAVSTAQDESCWKDDDHHPICLPEDCVATCRDHGHADGRCSWAWSWRPYCQCLLADCQ; translated from the exons ATGATTTACAAAGCCGCTGCGTTCCTTATTGGACCCGTCCAGTTCGATCGATTCGTCCACGCTACCTTGTTTCTTTGCGCCATGGAGGCCACGAGGAAGCCCGCGGTGTGCCGTGCCCTTCTTGTGCTGCTCATCGTCGTCTCCA GCGCGGCGGTGTCGACTGCCCAGGACGAGAGCTGCTGGAAGGACGACGACCACCACCCTATCTGCTTGCCCGAGGACTGCGTGGCGACCTGCCGGGATCACGGCCACGCGGACGGCCGCTGCAGCTGGGCATGGTCGTGGAGGCCGTATTGCCAGTGCTTGCTGGCGGACTGCCAATAG
- the LOC103636535 gene encoding uncharacterized protein LOC103636535: MGGGMEVHKNRWIEEWNAGRENLEFNFRWTRRSLAVVGLFGLAVPILVYKGIVREFHMQDEDAGRPYRKFL; this comes from the exons ATGGGTGGCGGCATGGAGGTGCACAAAAACCGGTGGATCGAAGAGTGGAACGCCGGCCGCGAGAACCTCGAGTTCAATTTCCGCTGGACCCGCCGCAGCCTCGCCGTCGTCGGCCTCTTCGGCCTCGCTGTCCCCATCCTCGTCTACAAGGGCATCGTCCGCGAATTC CATATGCAGGACGAGGATGCAGGCCGGCCATACAGGAAGTTCCTGTAA